From one Lotus japonicus ecotype B-129 chromosome 3, LjGifu_v1.2 genomic stretch:
- the LOC130748585 gene encoding receptor like protein kinase S.2-like, whose product MHLTQLCIILPSDADDEIKQLDKGVKLVKAKKQPKGSCGCQFVAFFHGSLTKLYGRARRTKKRNSGVLFHDIGGVQLSAKIGRDNPRIYSYAELYIGSRGFSEDEVLGSGGFGKVYKAVLPSDGTVVAVKCCLAGKGKQLDKTFAAELAAVAHLRHKNLVPLRGWCVFQDQLYLVYEYMPNRSLDRVLFRRPENLKEEPLGWFRRVKIVKGLAAALYYLHEQLEAQIIHRDVKTSNVMLDSHYNARLGDFGLARWLEHELEYETRKAPTKFDLFRLAETTRIGGTIGYLPPESFQKRSMATSKSDVFGFGIVVLELVSGRRAIDLTYPDDQIILLDWVRRLSDEGKLVDAGGTRLLDGSYKKIEIKHYIHIGLLCTLHDPQFRPSMKWIVDALSEMSSKLPALPSFYSHPMYISLSSSSDTSPSNTKGTGTGTESSTHHHASSKYVTALGETIYETAEAEQRNSGTSSSQSRSIHHHHPSFPVVETPREISYKEIVSATDNFSESRRVAELDFGTAYHGILDDRHHVMVKRLGMKTCPALRNRFSNELRNLARLRHRNLVHLRGWCTEQGEMLVVYDYSARLILSNQLHHHKNGSRNGGSVLKWHHRYSIVKSLASALLYLHEEWDEQVIHRNITSSAVTLDPDMNPRLGSFALAEFLARNEHGDHVIIDRSKSVCGIFGYMSPEYVESGEATAAADVYSFGVVVLEVISGHMAVDFRQPEVLLVKKVHEFEIRNRPLEQLADIGLNGEYNYKELMRLARLGIACTRSDPKLRPSTREIVKILDGNDKLIMGDNMESREEWRQRNASSMSLVKRIQALGIQ is encoded by the coding sequence ATGCATCTCACTCAACTCTGCATCATTCTACCTTCAGATGCTGATGATGAAATAAAGCAACTTGATAAGGGGGTGAAACTAGTTAAGGCCAAAAAACAGCCTAAAGGGTCTTGTGGGTGTCAATTTGTTGCATTTTTTCATGGTTCTTTGACAAAGTTGTATGGGAGAGCAAGGAGAACCAAGAAGAGAAACTCTGGTGTGTTGTTTCATGATATTGGTGGTGTTCAACTCAGTGCCAAGATTGGGAGGGACAATCCAAGGATATACAGCTATGCTGAGCTTTATATAGGATCAAGGGGTTTCTCTGAGGATGAAGTTCTTGGCAGTGGAGGGTTTGGTAAAGTGTACAAGGCTGTTTTGCCAAGTGATGGAACAGTGGTTGCTGTGAAATGCTGCTTAGCAGGGAAAGGGAAGCAATTGGACAAGACTTTTGCGGCGGAATTAGCGGCGGTAGCGCACCTCCGCCACAAGAATCTGGTTCCATTGAGGGGTTGGTGTGTTTTCCAAGACCAGCTTTACCTGGTTTATGAATACATGCCTAACCGCAGCCTTGACCGCGTCCTGTTTCGCCGGCCCGAGAATTTGAAAGAAGAGCCTCTTGGCTGGTTCAGGCGTGTGAAAATTGTGAAAGGTTTAGCAGCTGCATTGTACTATCTGCATGAGCAATTGGAAGCTCAAATCATTCATAGAGATGTGAAAACTAGCAATGTTATGCTTGATTCTCATTACAATGCTCGGTTGGGTGATTTTGGCTTAGCAAGGTGGCTGGAGCATGAGCTTGAGTATGAAACAAGGAAAGCACCAACCAAATTTGACCTTTTCAGGTTGGCTGAGACAACAAGGATTGGTGGCACAATTGGTTATTTACCCCCTGAAAGCTTCCAGAAAAGAAGCATGGCTACCTCGAAATCCGATGTTTTCGGGTTTGGGATAGTTGTGCTAGAATTGGTGTCTGGAAGGAGAGCTATAGATCTTACCTACCCAGATGATCAAATCATTTTGCTTGATTGGGTTAGAAGGCTTTCTGATGAAGGGAAGCTTGTTGATGCAGGGGGTACAAGGCTACTAGATGGTTCCTACAAAAAAATTGAGATTAAGCACTATATTCACATAGGTCTCTTATGCACACTCCATGACCCACAATTTAGACCAAGCATGAAGTGGATTGTGGATGCACTTTCTGAAATGTCAAGCAAATTGCCAGCACTTCCTTCATTTTATTCCCATCCTATGTATATTTCTCTGTCTTCCTCATCAGACACTAGTCCAAGCAACACAAAAGGCACAGGCACAGGCACAGAAAGTTCTACCCATCATCATGCTTCTTCCAAATATGTCACAGCCTTAGGAGAGACTATATATGAAACTGCTGAAGCTGAACAAAGAAACAGTGGAACAAGCTCTTCTCAGAGTAGGAGcatacatcatcatcatccatcaTTTCCTGTGGTTGAAACTCCTAGGGAGATATCATACAAGGAGATTGTTTCAGCCACTGATAATTTCTCAGAGTCAAGAAGGGTTGCAGAGCTAGACTTTGGAACTGCCTATCATGGCATCCTTGATGACCGCCACCATGTCATGGTGAAACGCCTTGGCATGAAGACATGCCCCGCACTGCGAAATAGATTCTCGAATGAGCTGAGGAATTTGGCGAGGCTTCGCCACAGGAATTTGGTGCACCTTAGAGGATGGTGCACTGAGCAAGGAGAGATGCTTGTTGTTTATGATTACTCGGCAAGACTAATCCTGAGTAACCAACTTCACCATCATAAAAATGGGAGTAGAAATGGGGGTTCTGTCCTCAAGTGGCATCACAGGTACAGCATAGTGAAGTCACTTGCATCAGCACTTCTCTATCTGCATGAGGAATGGGATGAACAAGTCATTCACAGGAACATCACTTCTTCAGCAGTTACTCTTGACCCTGATATGAACCCAAGGCTAGGTAGTTTTGCTCTAGCTGAATTTTTGGCAAGAAATGAGCATGGTGATCATGTAATCATTGATAGGAGCAAATCAGTTTGTGGTATTTTTGGCTACATGTCACCGGAATATGTGGAATCGGGCGAGGCAACAGCTGCTGCTGATGTTTATAGTTTTGGTGTGGTGGTGCTTGAAGTTATCAGTGGACACATGGCAGTGGATTTTAGGCAACCAGAGGTACTATTGGTAAAGAAGGTTCATGAATTTGAGATAAGAAATAGACCATTAGAGCAATTAGCAGATATAGGCCTAAATGGAGAGTACAATTACAAAGAACTGATGAGGTTGGCAAGATTAGGAATTGCTTGCACTCGTTCTGACCCAAAACTAAGACCAAGCACCAGAGAAATAGTGAAAATCCTTGATGGCAATGACAAATTAATCATGGGGGATAACATGGAGAGCAGGGAAGAATGGAGACAGAGAAATGCTAGTTCTATGTCACTAGTTAAGAGAATCCAAGCTCTCGGAATACAGTAA
- the LOC130748789 gene encoding probable serine/threonine-protein kinase PBL19 → MKCFYYFKDKSRFRRQRSAPELKEKEKLQFSGADDRDTKSSCSTASARGIPELYEEKAHNLRAFSYKELRRATNDFSRLLKIGEGGFGSVYQGSIKPVEGNGDPVLVAIKRLNKEALQGHKEWVTEIQFLGVVEHPNLVKLIGYCALDDERGIQRLLVYEYMPNKSLDSHLFNKAYDPLPWNTRLEVALGAAQGLSYLHEGLEVQVIFRDFKCSNVLLDENFIPKLSDFGLAREGPVAGNTHVSTAVMGTHGYAAPDYIETGHLTAKSDVWSFGVVLYEMLTGRRSMERNRPKMEQKLLEWVKQYPPDSKRFDLIMDPRLEGQYSINVAKKIAKLADHCLCKSSKDRPTMSQVVERLKQIINDSDEEHSAELSAEMSENDPLEPVENPNQSTSSEMWRKRMEHLAKLGERVESASRRRFMILQRANVSS, encoded by the exons ATGAAGTGCTTTTACTACTTCAAAGATAAATCCAGGTTCAGGAGACAAAGATCAGCACCTGAACTGAAAGAGAAGGAGAAGCTCCAGTTTTCAGGGGCTGATGATAGAGACACCAAGTCTTCATGTTCAACTGCCTCGGCTCGTGGTATACCGGAACTATACGAGGAGAAGGCTCACAATTTACGGGCGTTCTCCTACAAGGAGCTCAGGCGTGCAACGAATGATTTCAGCAGGCTTCTTAAGATTGGAGAAGGTGGGTTTGGAAGTGTGTATCAAGGCTCAATCAAGCCTGTTGAGGGGAATGGTGATCCTGTTCTTGTTGCCATCAAAAGGCTCAATAAGGAGGCATTACAG GGTCATAAGGAATGGGTGACTGAAATTCAGTTTCTTGGTGTTGTGGAGCACCCAAATCTTGTGAAGCTTATCGGATACTGTGCTCTGGATGATGAAAGAGGTATCCAGAGACTCCTTGTGTATGAATACATGCCAAATAAAAGCTTAGATTCTCATCTTTTCAATAAAGCATATGATCCTCTTCCTTGGAACACAAGACTTGAAGTAGCACTTGGAGCGGCTCAAGGATTATCGTATCTGCATGAAGGATTAGAAGTTCAG GTGATATTTCGAGATTTTAAATGTTCAAATGTACTACTGGATGAAAATTTTATACCAAAACTTTCTGATTTTGGACTTGCTAGGGAGGGACCAGTAGCTGGGAATACTCATGTTTCAACTGCC GTGATGGGGACACATGGTTATGCTGCTCCGGATTACATTGAGACAGGCCATCTCACTGCAAAGAGTGATGTGTGGAGTTTTGGTGTAGTTCTTTATGAGATGCTTACTGGCAGGCGTTCAATGGAAAGAAACAGACCCAAAATGGAGCAGAAACTTTTGGAGTGGGTGAAGCAGTATCCTCCTGATAGCAAAAGATTTGATTTGATAATGGATCCAAGACTTGAAGGACAATATTCCATTAATGTAGCAAAGAAAATTGCCAAGCTAGCAGATCATTGCCTGTGCAAGAGTTCGAAAGATCGGCCAACAATGAGTCAGGTGGTAGAGAGATTGAAGCAGATAATcaatgattctgatgaagaacaCTCTGCAGAGCTAAGTGCTGAGATGTCTGAAAATGATCCACTTGAGCCGGTGGAAAACCCAAATCAATCAACCTCTTCAGAAATGTGGAGAAAGAGGATGGAACATCTTGCAAAACTCGGTGAGCGAGTGGAGAGTGCTAGTAGAAGAAGATTTATGATCCTCCAGAGAGCCAATGTGTCTTCATAG
- the LOC130749508 gene encoding FCS-Like Zinc finger 3-like — translation MASYSFPSSSPPSSIASPKSSMFYYAISEDSYEEPHFLQSCFLCRKTLGQNKDIFMYRGNTPFCSKECREEQIEIDEAKEKSWKRSSKRGVRQSENNQNSTTNKAVGRTGTVAVA, via the exons ATGGCTTCCTATTCTTTCCCTTCTTCATCACCACCATCCTCAATTGCTTCTCCAAAATCTAGCATGTTTTATTATGCTATAAGTGAAGATTCCTATGAGGAACCTCACTTCCTTCAATCCTGTTTTCTTTGCAGAAAGACTCTTGGCCAAAACAAAGACATCTTTATGTACAG AGGGAACACACCATTCTGTAGCAAAGAGTGCAGAGAGGAGCAGATAGAGATTGATGAGGCCAAAGAGAAAAGCTGGAAGCGTTCTTCCAAAAGGGGTGTTAGACAATCAGAGAATAATCAAAATTCCACAACCAATAAGGCTGTGGGAAGAACAGGAACAGTTGCAGTGGCCTGA